In the Streptomyces formicae genome, one interval contains:
- a CDS encoding NAD-dependent epimerase/dehydratase family protein translates to MRVLLIGANGYLGRFVADRLLADPAVQLTALGRGDDSDVRFDLASGSPGALTRFLDAVHPGVVINCAGATRGGARELTRHNTVAVATICEALRRSGCGARLVQLGCGAEYGPSQPGSSTAEDAVPRPGGPYGVSKLAATELVLGSGLDAVVLRVFSPAGPGTPAGSPLGRLAEAMRRAMQAGDGELKLGGLGVQRDFVDVRDVARAVHAASLSAAQGVVNIGAGRAVRLRDAAAVLARVAGYGGALHELDQVPVRPSIGHPRTESEHGAPAAYPYPDGCGSWQQADVRTARDRLGWRPRINLEESLADIWMEAACRI, encoded by the coding sequence ATGAGGGTGCTGCTGATCGGAGCCAATGGTTACCTCGGCCGCTTCGTCGCCGACCGGTTGCTCGCCGACCCCGCGGTGCAGCTGACCGCGCTCGGCCGCGGCGACGACTCGGACGTGCGCTTCGACCTCGCGAGCGGCAGTCCCGGCGCGCTGACCCGCTTCCTCGACGCGGTGCACCCGGGCGTCGTCATCAACTGCGCGGGCGCGACCCGAGGCGGCGCCCGCGAGCTGACCCGGCACAACACCGTCGCCGTCGCCACCATCTGCGAGGCCCTGCGCCGCAGCGGCTGCGGCGCCCGGCTCGTGCAGCTGGGCTGCGGCGCCGAGTACGGGCCGAGCCAGCCCGGCTCGTCGACCGCGGAGGACGCGGTGCCGCGGCCCGGCGGGCCCTACGGCGTCAGCAAGCTGGCGGCCACCGAACTCGTGCTCGGCTCCGGGCTCGACGCCGTCGTCCTGCGGGTCTTCTCGCCCGCCGGGCCCGGCACCCCTGCCGGGTCGCCGCTCGGGCGGCTCGCGGAGGCCATGCGGCGCGCGATGCAGGCGGGCGACGGCGAGCTCAAGCTCGGCGGCCTGGGCGTGCAGCGGGACTTCGTCGACGTACGGGACGTGGCGCGCGCGGTGCACGCCGCCTCGCTCTCCGCCGCCCAGGGCGTGGTGAACATCGGCGCGGGCCGCGCCGTGCGGCTGCGCGACGCCGCCGCCGTGCTCGCCCGCGTCGCGGGATACGGCGGCGCGTTGCACGAACTCGACCAGGTGCCCGTACGGCCATCCATCGGGCACCCCCGCACCGAATCAGAGCACGGGGCCCCGGCCGCCTACCCCTACCCGGACGGCTGCGGCAGCTGGCAGCAGGCGGACGTGCGCACCGCGCGCGACCGGCTCGGCTGGCGGCCCCGCATCAACCTCGAAGAGTCACTCGCCGACATCTGGATGGAGGCCGCATGCCGCATCTGA
- a CDS encoding spherulation-specific family 4 protein, with amino-acid sequence MPHLTRTARGTASTDVRIGFGVPGFAHPLVAPAEWSELTRPGTPLKWVVLNVANGPGERPDPHCLEAAGRLRNAGVRVLGHLDMTYGARPFGELVSDAHRYLDWYQVDGFSLDRCPTERAVLPEVRRTVTTLRALIDDAHIVLGHGTHPYPGYAETGDQLVTFTGPWSDYRWSQVAEWTADYPPERFCHFVHGMPRGHLEEALRIARWQGASTIYFTDRVGDGGTNAPWESMPGYWDEIVSRIGTGVSE; translated from the coding sequence ATGCCGCATCTGACCAGGACCGCCAGGGGCACAGCGAGCACCGACGTACGCATCGGCTTCGGCGTTCCGGGCTTCGCCCACCCGCTCGTCGCCCCCGCCGAGTGGTCCGAACTCACCCGTCCCGGCACCCCTTTGAAGTGGGTTGTCCTGAATGTCGCCAATGGTCCGGGGGAGCGCCCCGATCCGCACTGCCTGGAGGCGGCGGGACGGCTGCGGAACGCGGGCGTCCGCGTCCTCGGGCACCTCGACATGACGTACGGCGCCCGGCCCTTCGGCGAGCTGGTCTCCGACGCCCACCGCTATCTCGACTGGTACCAGGTCGACGGCTTCTCGCTGGACCGCTGTCCGACCGAGCGGGCCGTGCTGCCCGAGGTCCGCAGGACGGTCACGACGCTGCGCGCGCTGATCGACGACGCGCACATCGTGCTCGGCCACGGCACCCATCCGTACCCCGGATACGCCGAGACGGGCGACCAGTTGGTGACCTTCACCGGCCCGTGGAGCGACTACCGCTGGTCGCAGGTGGCCGAGTGGACCGCCGACTACCCACCCGAGCGCTTCTGCCACTTCGTGCACGGCATGCCGCGCGGGCACCTGGAGGAGGCGCTGCGCATCGCGCGCTGGCAGGGTGCCTCGACGATCTACTTCACCGACCGGGTCGGCGACGGCGGTACGAACGCGCCCTGGGAGTCCATGCCCGGTTACTGGGACGAGATCGTCTCGCGCATCGGAACAGGTGTCTCGGAATGA
- the moeZ gene encoding adenylyltransferase/sulfurtransferase MoeZ, which produces MSLPPLVEPASELTVDEVRRYSRHLIIPDVGMDGQKRLKNAKVLCVGAGGLGSPALMYLAAAGVGTLGIVEFDEVDESNLQRQIIHSQADIGRSKAESAKDSVLGINPYVNVILHEERLEAENVMDIFSQYDLIVDGTDNFATRYLVNDACVLLNKPYVWGSIYRFDGQASVFWSEHGPCYRCLYPEPPPPGMVPSCAEGGVLGVLCASIGSIQVNEAIKLLAGIGEPLVGRLMIYDALEMQYRQVKVRKDPDCAVCGENPTVTELIDYEAFCGVVSEEAQEAAAGSTITPKQLKEWIDGDEKIEIIDVREPNEYEIVSIPGAKLIPKNEFLMGTALESLPQDKKIVLHCKTGVRSAEVLAVLKSAGFSDAVHVGGGVIGWVNQIEPDKPVY; this is translated from the coding sequence GTGTCGCTGCCACCCCTGGTCGAGCCCGCCTCTGAGCTCACCGTCGACGAGGTCCGCAGGTACTCCCGCCACCTGATCATCCCCGATGTCGGGATGGACGGGCAGAAGCGGCTGAAGAACGCCAAGGTGCTCTGTGTGGGCGCCGGTGGTCTGGGCTCTCCGGCCCTGATGTACCTGGCCGCCGCCGGTGTGGGCACGCTCGGCATCGTCGAGTTCGACGAGGTCGACGAGTCCAACCTGCAGCGCCAGATCATCCACAGCCAGGCGGACATCGGCCGCTCCAAGGCGGAGTCCGCGAAGGACTCGGTGCTCGGCATCAACCCGTACGTGAACGTGATCCTCCACGAAGAGCGGCTCGAGGCCGAGAACGTGATGGACATCTTCAGCCAGTACGACCTGATCGTCGACGGCACGGACAACTTCGCGACCCGCTACCTGGTCAACGACGCGTGCGTGCTGCTCAACAAGCCGTACGTCTGGGGTTCGATCTACCGCTTCGACGGCCAGGCGTCGGTCTTCTGGAGCGAGCACGGTCCGTGCTACCGCTGCCTCTACCCGGAGCCCCCGCCGCCCGGCATGGTCCCCTCCTGCGCCGAGGGCGGCGTGCTCGGCGTGCTGTGCGCGTCGATCGGTTCCATCCAGGTCAACGAGGCCATCAAGCTCCTCGCGGGCATCGGCGAGCCGCTGGTCGGCCGCCTGATGATCTACGACGCCCTGGAGATGCAGTACCGCCAGGTCAAGGTCCGCAAGGACCCCGACTGCGCGGTCTGCGGCGAGAACCCCACCGTCACCGAGCTCATCGACTACGAGGCCTTCTGCGGCGTCGTGTCCGAGGAGGCCCAGGAGGCGGCGGCCGGTTCGACGATCACTCCCAAGCAGCTCAAGGAGTGGATCGACGGCGACGAGAAGATCGAGATCATCGACGTTCGCGAGCCGAACGAGTACGAGATCGTCTCCATCCCCGGCGCCAAGCTGATCCCCAAGAACGAGTTCCTCATGGGCACCGCCCTGGAGAGCCTTCCGCAGGACAAGAAGATCGTCTTGCACTGCAAGACGGGTGTCCGCAGTGCGGAGGTCCTCGCGGTCCTGAAGTCGGCGGGCTTCTCGGACGCGGTGCATGTGGGTGGCGGCGTGATCGGGTGGGTCAACCAGATCGAACCCGACAAGCCGGTCTACTAG
- a CDS encoding alpha/beta hydrolase, whose protein sequence is MQRFVRSAALAAAGVLMAGLAVGCSSDDDAKGDGKGSGKGPSTDTSGAAPKPDPSSSLPLSVTAQKLDWSRCKAPEGGTAPGAEWQCSTLDVPLDYAKPKGETIGIALIRAKTTGKGDRIGSLLFNFGGPGGSGVSGLPSFADMYGSLRERYDLVSFDPRGVAASEGVRCRDDSATQAAERKVDLTPNTAAEEKTYFKDAADFGAGCARGAKKVIGHVSTADAARDMDVMRQVLGDDKLHYMGISYGTELGGTYAHLFPERVGRLTLDAVVDPSADSVGHAENQARGFQRALDNYFTSLGEDPKKGSAKVVKLLKDLDAKPLRASGDRELTESLAMTGITITLYSKQTWPTLTRALQDAEKGDGSALLQLADAYNERDPSGHYSTQSHSQRAISCLDDKARTTPEEAKQRLGRFREISPVFGEFLGWDTAGWCHDWPVAGLHDSPEVSAPGAAPILVVGNTGDPATPYEGARKMADELGKGVGTLLTWKGEGHGAYGNGSDCVDGTVDDYLLTGKVPKDGKVCSS, encoded by the coding sequence ATGCAGCGTTTCGTGCGTTCCGCGGCCCTCGCCGCGGCCGGAGTCCTGATGGCGGGACTCGCCGTCGGCTGTTCGTCGGACGACGACGCGAAGGGGGACGGCAAGGGCAGCGGCAAGGGCCCGTCGACGGACACCTCGGGCGCGGCGCCGAAGCCCGACCCCTCCTCCTCCCTGCCGCTCTCGGTCACCGCGCAGAAGCTGGACTGGTCGCGCTGCAAGGCCCCCGAGGGAGGCACCGCGCCCGGCGCGGAATGGCAGTGCTCGACCCTCGACGTCCCCCTCGACTACGCGAAGCCGAAGGGCGAGACGATCGGCATCGCCCTGATCCGCGCCAAGACCACCGGCAAGGGCGACCGCATCGGCTCGCTCCTCTTCAACTTCGGCGGCCCCGGCGGCTCGGGCGTCTCCGGGCTGCCGTCCTTCGCCGACATGTACGGCTCACTGCGCGAGCGGTACGACCTGGTCAGCTTCGACCCGCGCGGCGTCGCGGCCAGCGAGGGCGTGCGCTGCCGGGACGACAGCGCGACACAGGCCGCCGAGCGGAAGGTGGACCTCACGCCGAACACGGCGGCCGAGGAGAAGACCTACTTCAAGGACGCGGCCGACTTCGGCGCGGGCTGCGCGCGCGGGGCGAAGAAGGTCATCGGCCATGTCTCCACGGCCGACGCCGCCCGCGACATGGACGTCATGCGCCAGGTCCTCGGCGACGACAAGCTGCACTACATGGGCATCTCGTACGGCACCGAACTCGGCGGGACGTACGCGCACTTGTTCCCCGAGCGGGTCGGCCGCCTCACCCTCGACGCGGTCGTCGACCCGAGCGCGGACTCGGTGGGGCACGCGGAGAACCAGGCGCGTGGCTTCCAGCGCGCCCTCGACAACTACTTCACGTCGCTCGGCGAGGACCCGAAGAAGGGCTCCGCGAAGGTCGTGAAGCTGCTCAAGGACCTCGACGCCAAGCCGCTGCGCGCCTCGGGCGACCGCGAGCTGACCGAGTCCCTGGCGATGACCGGCATCACCATCACGCTCTACAGCAAGCAGACCTGGCCGACGCTGACCCGTGCCCTCCAGGACGCGGAGAAGGGCGACGGCTCGGCGCTGCTGCAACTCGCGGACGCCTACAACGAACGCGATCCCTCCGGTCACTACAGCACGCAGAGCCACTCGCAGCGGGCGATCTCCTGCCTGGACGACAAGGCGCGCACGACCCCGGAGGAGGCGAAGCAGCGGCTCGGCCGGTTCCGTGAGATCTCCCCGGTCTTCGGCGAGTTCCTCGGCTGGGACACGGCGGGCTGGTGCCACGACTGGCCGGTGGCCGGACTGCACGACTCCCCCGAGGTGAGCGCCCCCGGCGCCGCCCCGATCCTCGTCGTGGGCAACACCGGCGATCCGGCGACGCCCTACGAGGGCGCCCGCAAGATGGCGGACGAGCTCGGCAAGGGCGTCGGCACGCTGCTGACCTGGAAGGGCGAGGGACACGGGGCGTACGGCAACGGCAGCGACTGCGTGGACGGCACGGTCGACGACTACCTCCTCACCGGCAAGGTCCCGAAGGACGGCAAGGTCTGCTCGTCCTGA
- a CDS encoding alpha/beta hydrolase has translation MPTQSPPRTTAVAATAALLVATLAACGGSDSKDEALPDQKLSWKDCPAPSAAEGGGGAPSPLPGGAEWQCATMKAPLDWADPKGDTIDIALIRAETSGDDDDRIGSLVFNFGGPGGSGVTTLPAFGADYAKLRTRYDLVSFDPRGVGRSAGIKCEDDEQLDEYFQQDSTPDDDAEKKKLVENVKSFNGACEKNSGKTLPHVRTTDAARDMDLMRQVLGDDKLHYFGISYGTELGGVYAHLFPKKVGRAVFDAVVDPTQTAEQGSLGQAKGFQLALDNFAKDCTSKVTDCPVGDTEQDVKDKIAKLLDDLDSKPITGLPPRELTQTAATNGIAQSLYSKDFWPYLTQGLEEAYDGDGKILMSLSDSMNGRGEDGEYSNIQAANVSINCADDKARYTREYVEQKLPGFREASPLFGDYLAWGMVGCTDWAVEGQADHPNVGAEGAPPIVVIGNTGDPATPYEGARKMAQALGKGVGVELTYKGQGHGAYDSKNACVRGAVNGYLLDGTVPKTGTVCG, from the coding sequence ATGCCCACACAGTCCCCGCCACGCACCACCGCCGTGGCCGCCACCGCCGCCCTGCTCGTCGCCACGCTCGCGGCCTGTGGCGGCAGCGACTCCAAGGACGAGGCCCTGCCGGACCAGAAGCTGAGCTGGAAGGACTGCCCCGCGCCCTCGGCCGCCGAGGGCGGCGGAGGCGCCCCGTCACCGCTGCCCGGCGGAGCCGAGTGGCAGTGCGCCACCATGAAGGCGCCGCTCGACTGGGCCGACCCCAAGGGCGACACGATCGACATCGCGCTGATCAGGGCCGAGACGAGCGGGGACGATGACGACCGCATCGGCTCCCTGGTCTTCAACTTCGGCGGCCCCGGCGGCTCGGGCGTCACCACGCTGCCCGCCTTCGGCGCGGACTACGCCAAGCTGCGCACCCGCTACGACCTGGTCAGCTTCGACCCCCGCGGCGTCGGCCGCAGCGCGGGCATCAAGTGCGAGGACGACGAACAACTGGACGAGTACTTCCAGCAGGACTCCACCCCCGACGACGACGCCGAGAAGAAGAAGCTCGTCGAGAACGTGAAGTCGTTCAACGGTGCCTGCGAGAAGAACTCCGGCAAGACGCTCCCCCACGTGCGCACCACCGACGCGGCCCGCGACATGGACCTGATGCGCCAGGTGCTCGGCGATGACAAGCTGCACTACTTCGGCATCTCGTACGGCACCGAACTCGGCGGCGTATACGCCCACTTGTTCCCCAAGAAGGTGGGCCGGGCCGTCTTCGACGCGGTGGTCGACCCCACCCAGACGGCCGAACAGGGCTCCCTCGGCCAGGCGAAGGGGTTCCAGCTCGCGCTGGACAACTTCGCGAAGGACTGCACCTCCAAGGTGACGGACTGCCCCGTCGGCGACACCGAACAGGACGTCAAGGACAAGATCGCCAAGCTGCTCGATGACCTCGACAGCAAGCCGATCACCGGCCTGCCGCCCCGCGAGCTGACCCAGACCGCCGCCACCAACGGCATCGCGCAGTCCCTGTACTCCAAGGACTTCTGGCCGTACCTCACGCAAGGGCTCGAAGAGGCGTACGACGGCGACGGCAAGATCCTCATGTCCCTGTCCGACTCGATGAACGGACGCGGCGAGGACGGCGAGTACAGCAACATCCAGGCGGCCAACGTCTCCATCAACTGCGCGGACGACAAGGCGCGTTACACCAGGGAGTACGTCGAGCAGAAGCTCCCCGGGTTCCGCGAGGCGTCACCGCTGTTCGGCGACTACCTGGCCTGGGGCATGGTCGGCTGCACGGACTGGGCGGTGGAGGGCCAGGCCGACCACCCGAACGTCGGCGCCGAAGGCGCGCCGCCCATCGTCGTCATCGGCAACACGGGCGACCCGGCCACGCCTTACGAAGGAGCGCGGAAGATGGCGCAGGCACTGGGCAAGGGCGTCGGCGTCGAGTTGACGTACAAGGGCCAGGGCCACGGGGCGTACGACAGCAAGAACGCGTGCGTACGGGGTGCCGTGAACGGCTATCTGCTGGACGGCACCGTGCCGAAGACGGGAACGGTCTGCGGCTGA
- the hemG gene encoding protoporphyrinogen oxidase produces the protein MTRSVIVVGGGISGLTAAWRLRDDAEVTVLEGGPRIGGKLRTGTLAGVPVDEGAESLMALRPEAVRLAQDVGLGAELCDPAPAPTTLWSGGALRPLPRGHVMGIPTEPEALTGTGLLSEEGAARLRHEEALPAEALTEDVSVAEYLGGRLGQEAVDRLVEPLLGGVYAGRPDRLSLRAVLPRVAAIAERGEPLLSALRRTRTPPGATRSPGVVPVQGLRGGTGRLPRAVAEASGARILTGTRARELQRTAAGRWRVLAVTSDGPLLLEADAVVLAVPAYEAAELLRPHAPLADADLGAIQHASTAVVTMAFPRTKALARGDALPEGNGFLVPAIDGHTIKAATFLSTKWGWQGEAAPDVFLLRTSIGRVCEEHRLDVPDRHLVRSSVIELHQALGSIGEPVAARVTRWERGLPQYGVGHKERIARVREAVGKLAGIQLCGAAYEGVGVAACVSTGTGAALALAEG, from the coding sequence ATGACGCGTTCAGTGATCGTCGTCGGCGGCGGCATCAGCGGTCTGACGGCCGCCTGGCGGCTGCGCGACGACGCGGAGGTGACCGTCCTGGAGGGCGGCCCGCGCATCGGCGGCAAGCTGCGCACCGGCACGCTGGCGGGCGTGCCCGTCGACGAGGGCGCGGAATCGCTGATGGCGCTGCGTCCCGAAGCGGTACGGCTCGCCCAGGACGTCGGTCTCGGCGCCGAGCTGTGCGACCCGGCGCCCGCGCCCACCACCCTGTGGTCGGGCGGCGCGCTGCGGCCGCTGCCGCGGGGCCACGTCATGGGCATCCCCACCGAGCCCGAGGCGCTGACGGGCACCGGGCTGCTGTCCGAGGAGGGCGCGGCCCGGCTCCGCCACGAGGAGGCGCTGCCCGCCGAGGCGCTCACGGAGGACGTGTCCGTGGCCGAGTACCTCGGCGGGCGACTCGGCCAGGAGGCCGTGGACCGCCTGGTGGAGCCGCTGCTCGGCGGGGTGTACGCGGGCCGCCCCGACCGGCTCTCGCTGCGGGCGGTGCTGCCGAGGGTGGCGGCGATCGCGGAGCGGGGCGAGCCGCTCCTGTCCGCGCTGCGGAGGACGCGTACGCCCCCGGGGGCGACGCGGAGCCCCGGGGTCGTGCCCGTCCAAGGGCTGCGCGGCGGCACGGGGCGCCTGCCGCGGGCCGTCGCCGAGGCGAGCGGCGCGCGGATATTGACCGGCACGCGCGCGCGTGAACTGCAACGCACCGCGGCGGGGCGGTGGCGGGTGCTCGCCGTGACCAGTGACGGGCCGCTCCTGCTGGAGGCGGACGCGGTGGTCCTCGCGGTGCCCGCGTACGAGGCGGCCGAGCTGCTGCGTCCGCACGCGCCGCTCGCCGATGCCGATCTCGGCGCGATCCAGCACGCGAGCACCGCCGTGGTGACGATGGCGTTCCCTCGCACGAAGGCGCTCGCCCGGGGTGACGCGCTGCCCGAGGGCAACGGCTTCCTGGTGCCCGCCATCGACGGCCACACCATCAAGGCCGCCACGTTCCTCTCCACCAAGTGGGGGTGGCAGGGCGAGGCGGCGCCCGACGTCTTCCTGCTGCGCACCTCGATCGGCCGTGTCTGCGAGGAACACCGGCTCGACGTGCCCGACCGGCACCTCGTGCGCAGCTCCGTCATCGAGCTGCACCAGGCGCTCGGGTCCATCGGCGAGCCCGTCGCCGCGCGGGTGACGCGCTGGGAGCGGGGGCTTCCGCAGTACGGGGTGGGCCACAAGGAGCGGATTGCCCGTGTCAGGGAGGCGGTCGGGAAGCTCGCCGGGATCCAGCTGTGTGGGGCGGCGTACGAGGGGGTGGGGGTGGCGGCGTGCGTTTCCACGGGGACGGGGGCCGCTCTTGCCCTCGCCGAAGGCTGA
- a CDS encoding TIGR04053 family radical SAM/SPASM domain-containing protein — MSGAGERPARVVRRPRHAVDERPFIVIWETTRACPLACLHCRAEAQPERDPRELDGADARRLMDQIAAFGKPSPLFVLTGGDPFQRPDLTDLVAYGTALGLRVAVSPSGTPTLDRANLTAVRDAGAIALSLSVDGSTPARHDAFRGVDGVFEWTLDGWRTARELGLKVQVNTTVTRDSLEDLADIAALVRREGAMLWSGFVLVPTGRGEQLSALGADEVEDVLHFLYDTGAVLATKTTEGHHFRRVALQRTILERHGETPELGPLYARLTARARELGLHDGERRAVRRPPMDVSSGRGFVFVSHTGEVHPSGFLPLSAGNVKHHPLGDIYRGSALFTTLRDPSLLGGACGRCEFNTVCGGSRSRAYGATGRVLTADPWCAYEPGSFPYQDELRELLADAATARPARAARTEGSAA; from the coding sequence ATGAGCGGCGCGGGGGAACGCCCCGCACGCGTCGTACGGCGGCCCCGGCACGCCGTCGACGAGCGGCCCTTCATCGTCATCTGGGAGACCACGCGCGCGTGCCCGCTGGCCTGTCTGCACTGCCGGGCCGAGGCCCAGCCCGAGCGGGACCCGCGCGAGCTCGACGGAGCGGACGCCCGCCGCCTGATGGACCAGATCGCGGCCTTCGGCAAGCCGTCCCCTCTCTTCGTGCTCACGGGCGGCGATCCGTTCCAGCGGCCCGACCTGACCGACCTCGTCGCGTACGGCACGGCGCTCGGCCTGCGCGTCGCCGTCTCCCCCTCCGGGACGCCGACGCTCGACCGAGCCAATCTGACGGCGGTCAGGGACGCGGGAGCCATCGCCCTGTCCCTGAGCGTCGACGGGTCGACGCCCGCGCGCCACGACGCCTTCCGCGGTGTGGACGGCGTCTTCGAATGGACCCTCGACGGCTGGCGCACCGCCCGCGAACTGGGCCTGAAGGTGCAGGTCAACACCACCGTCACCCGCGACAGCCTGGAGGACCTCGCGGACATCGCGGCGCTGGTGCGGCGCGAGGGCGCGATGCTCTGGAGCGGCTTCGTGCTGGTCCCGACGGGGCGCGGCGAACAGCTCTCCGCGCTCGGCGCCGACGAGGTCGAGGACGTCCTGCACTTCCTGTACGACACGGGCGCGGTGCTCGCCACCAAGACCACCGAGGGCCATCACTTCCGCCGGGTGGCGCTCCAGCGGACCATCCTGGAACGGCACGGCGAGACGCCCGAGTTGGGCCCCCTGTACGCGCGTCTGACGGCACGCGCGCGTGAGCTCGGTCTGCACGACGGGGAGCGGCGCGCGGTGCGCAGGCCACCCATGGACGTCTCGTCCGGGCGCGGCTTCGTCTTCGTCTCGCACACCGGCGAGGTGCACCCCAGCGGCTTCCTGCCGCTGTCCGCGGGCAATGTGAAGCACCATCCGCTCGGCGACATCTACCGGGGCTCCGCGCTCTTCACGACGCTGCGCGACCCCTCGTTGCTCGGCGGCGCGTGCGGGCGCTGCGAGTTCAACACCGTGTGCGGGGGCTCCCGTTCGCGCGCGTACGGGGCGACGGGGCGGGTGCTCACCGCCGATCCGTGGTGCGCGTACGAGCCGGGCAGCTTCCCCTACCAGGACGAGCTGCGGGAGCTGCTCGCGGACGCGGCGACCGCCCGTCCCGCGCGCGCCGCCCGCACGGAAGGGAGCGCGGCATGA
- the narI gene encoding respiratory nitrate reductase subunit gamma: MDLLLWGVMPYVAVTLLIAGLVWRARYDRFGWTTHSSQLHESRLLRIGSPLFHFGMAFVVLGHVVGLLIPDSWTDAVGVSDHAYHLMAVSTGAVAGLAAAVGVGILVYRRLRVPAVRKATLRSDHVMYTVLLGAMLLGLVATVLNSSGATDYNYREGISVWFRSLFTLRPDYHLMGAAPLAFKLHVVFGFALFALIPFSRLAHIVSAPFRYLFRPYVVYRGKDPRQLANRKPERGWERVS; the protein is encoded by the coding sequence ATGGACCTCCTCCTGTGGGGCGTCATGCCCTACGTCGCCGTCACGCTCCTCATCGCGGGCCTGGTGTGGCGGGCCCGCTACGACCGGTTCGGCTGGACCACGCACTCCTCGCAGCTGCACGAGTCGCGCCTGCTGCGGATCGGTTCGCCGCTCTTCCACTTCGGGATGGCGTTCGTGGTGCTCGGGCACGTCGTCGGGCTGCTGATCCCGGACAGCTGGACGGACGCGGTGGGCGTCAGTGATCACGCGTACCACCTGATGGCCGTCTCCACAGGCGCCGTCGCAGGGCTCGCCGCTGCCGTCGGCGTCGGCATCCTCGTCTACCGGCGCCTGCGGGTGCCCGCCGTACGCAAGGCCACTCTCCGTAGTGACCACGTGATGTACACGGTCCTGCTCGGCGCGATGCTGCTCGGCCTGGTCGCGACCGTGCTCAACTCCTCCGGAGCCACCGACTACAACTACCGCGAGGGCATCTCCGTCTGGTTCCGGAGCCTGTTCACGCTCCGGCCCGACTACCACCTGATGGGCGCGGCGCCGCTCGCCTTCAAGCTGCACGTCGTCTTCGGCTTCGCGCTGTTCGCGCTGATCCCCTTCTCGCGGCTCGCGCATATCGTCAGCGCCCCCTTCAGGTACCTCTTCAGGCCGTACGTCGTCTACCGCGGCAAGGACCCCCGCCAGCTCGCGAACCGCAAGCCCGAGCGGGGCTGGGAGCGCGTCTCATGA
- the narJ gene encoding nitrate reductase molybdenum cofactor assembly chaperone, whose product MTPEALVRLVAGRLLQYPDERLYADLDLLHEAVDHPALREFIAHARGQRPLDLAAHYTDVFDTRNRRCLYLTWWSDGDTRNRGLSLVRVKQVYREHGLEFTSEELPDFLPVLLEFAAREEAAGTALLEEHRAGLELLRLAVTDVGTPYARVLEAVCGTLPGPSPKTRAEAKALARSGPPRESVGLEPFGLGTELPWPTVPERTPA is encoded by the coding sequence GACCCCCGAGGCCCTCGTCAGGCTCGTCGCGGGACGGCTCCTCCAGTACCCCGACGAGCGCCTCTACGCGGATCTGGACCTGCTCCACGAGGCGGTGGACCACCCCGCCCTGCGGGAATTCATCGCCCACGCGCGTGGGCAGCGGCCGCTGGACCTCGCCGCGCACTACACGGACGTCTTCGACACCCGCAACCGCCGCTGCCTCTACCTCACCTGGTGGTCCGACGGCGACACCCGCAACCGCGGGCTCTCCCTGGTGCGCGTCAAGCAGGTCTACCGCGAGCACGGCCTGGAGTTCACCTCCGAGGAGCTCCCCGACTTCCTGCCCGTGCTCCTCGAATTCGCCGCCCGCGAAGAGGCCGCGGGCACCGCCCTGCTGGAGGAGCACCGCGCCGGACTCGAGCTGCTCCGCCTTGCCGTCACCGACGTCGGCACGCCCTACGCGCGCGTGCTCGAAGCGGTCTGCGGAACGCTCCCCGGGCCCTCTCCGAAGACGCGCGCCGAGGCGAAGGCACTGGCCCGCAGCGGGCCGCCGCGCGAGAGCGTCGGGCTCGAACCCTTCGGCCTCGGGACCGAACTCCCCTGGCCCACCGTCCCGGAAAGGACCCCGGCGTAA